The genomic DNA CGGCCCACAGCGTGGCCTTCTCGCGCAGCATGCGTTCCAGCGTGTGCGGGAAGGTGTACAGCATCCACAGTGCCTGGCCTTCCGTATTGATGGTCTGGAAGGCCGACAGCACCAGCACGTAGCTGCCCAGCCCGAAGGCGACCGACGCCAGCAGCTTCGGTTCGCTGCCCAGCTGCGCCATGTCGCGCAGGCCGCCCGTGAAGAACAGCTGGCTGCCGATGACGATGATCGGGATCAGCAGGCTTTGCACCAGGAAGTTGCGGTCGCGCGCCAGCAGGCGCAGCTCGCGGCGCTGCAGCGGCGTGCCGGGCAGCACCCGCGGTGGCGCGCCGGCCGCCTGGCGCCGGCCGGCCTCGCGCGTGCTGGCCGCCACCACGCCATGCGCCAGTTGGCGGCCCAGCAGCGCGACGCCGGCCACCAGCAGCGTCAGCACCTCGGCCGCCAGCAGCGCCGCGCTCCACGGGGTGCCGTCGAGCCATTGCACCACGAGGCCGGGCGGCGTCCACAAGGTCCACGCCGGGAAGGCGCCGGCCCAGCCCAGCGCGATGCCGCGGCCCGGCAGCGACAGCGAGATCGTCAGGTAAATCAGCGGCATCGCGGCCACCGAGATGGCCGCCTGCAGGTTGCGCAGCTGCGAGGGCGGCATGGACAGGCGCAGGCCCGTATCCACCAGCGTGCGCGCCATCGCGGAAGGTGCCAGCAGCGCCAGCGCGGCCAGCGTGGCGGCCGGCACGGCCCACCAGCGCAGGCCCGCGTACCACGCGATGACGAGGCAGGTGGGCCACAGCATCAGCATGCCGGTGGCGTTCGTGACGGTGCGTTCCAGCACACGCGCCCACAGCAGCGTGGTGCGCGGCACGGGCAACGTGACCAGCCATTCCAGATCCCAGTCGGTGTGCGCCAGCTCGCGGCTGCCCAGCGGCACCAGCAGGCTGACGAGCCATAGCAGCGTCACGTGCAGCGTCAGTCCACGCATCAGCTCTGCGCTGAAGGGCGCGCCGGCCAGTTCGGTCGCGGCCACGGCCTGCGCGTCGATCGCTTTGGCCTGGTCGGCGCAGGCCGTCACAGGGGCCAGCTCGCAATGCAGGTTGAGCAGGATCGTGTGCGACATATTGGTAAAGGCCACCGTCATCAGCAGCGCCATGACGACGGGCAGGATCCAGCGGCCGCGCCGCTTGCCGGCGGTGGCCGCGCGGCTGGTGCCGGCTTTCGGCTTGCGGCCATACATGCTGCCGCCCAGGTTCAACAGGCGCAGCAGGCGCAGTCGCACCAGCAGCCAGATGGCGCGCGGCGCGGCCGGCGGCATCATGACGCCGCCGCCGGATCGGTGACTTTCAGGAACACCTCCTCCAGGGTGGCGTCGGCATCGCCGCGCAGCTCGTCCAGCGAGCCGGTGGCGGCCAGCATGCCGCGATGGATGATGCCGACCCGGTCGCACATGCGCTGCGCCATGTCGAGCAGGTGGGTGGAGACGAAGATGGTCTTGCCGGCCGCGGCGCGGCCCACCAGCAGGTCCTGCACGTCGCGCGCGGCGCGCGGATCGAGGCCGTTGATCGGTTCGTCCAGGATCAGCACGGCCGGGTCGTGCACCAGCGCGCAGGCCAGGCCCAGCTTCTTCTTCATGCCCATCGAGTAGTTGACGGCGAATTCCTCCGCCACTTCCTGCAGGCCGAATTCGTCCAGCAGCGCCAGCGCGCGGGCAGCGGCAGCCGGGCGTGCCAAGCCGTGCATCTCGCCGACGAACTGCAGGATCTCGCGGCCGCGCAAGTAATCGTAGAAGATGGGATTGTCGGGCAGGTAGCCCACGTGGCGCTTGACGGCGGCGGCGTCGCGGTGGCAATCGAGCCCGTCCACCAGCACGCGGCCGCTGCTGGGCACGAGGATGCCCATCATCATGCGGATCGTTGTGGTCTTGCCGGCGCCGTTCGGGCCGAGGAAGCCGAACACCTCGCCGCGCCGCACGGTCAGGTGCAGCGGGTGCACGGCGTCATAACTGCCATAGCGCTTGGCCAGCGCGTCGAATTCGATCATGCCGCCTCCAGGTGGGGATGCGGCGATTCTAACTCACGTCATTGCTGGCGCAGGCTCATGCCGATGCGCTCCACGCGTGGCGTCCAGTGGTCCAGGATGTCGGCCGAGACCAGGATGCGCTCGGCGCGGCCGATCAGCAGTTCGCGCGGCACGGTGCCGAACACGCGCGAGTCGCCGCTGTTGTCGCGGTTATCGCCCAGCATCAGGAAGCGGTCGGCGGGGATGGTGACCGGGCCGAAGTCGCGCATCGCCCGCACTTGCGGCAGCACTTGGATGCGGTAGCTGGTCGCGCCGCTGCGCTCCGTCAGGTGCAGTGCCGTCAGGTCGCCCAGCGGTGGCACCGTCTCCATGCCATTGCCCAGCACCGTGTAGTCGGCCTGCTCGCCGTTGATCAGCAGGCGCTCGCCGCGCATCTCGACCGTG from Pseudoduganella armeniaca includes the following:
- a CDS encoding CPBP family intramembrane glutamic endopeptidase; translated protein: MMPPAAPRAIWLLVRLRLLRLLNLGGSMYGRKPKAGTSRAATAGKRRGRWILPVVMALLMTVAFTNMSHTILLNLHCELAPVTACADQAKAIDAQAVAATELAGAPFSAELMRGLTLHVTLLWLVSLLVPLGSRELAHTDWDLEWLVTLPVPRTTLLWARVLERTVTNATGMLMLWPTCLVIAWYAGLRWWAVPAATLAALALLAPSAMARTLVDTGLRLSMPPSQLRNLQAAISVAAMPLIYLTISLSLPGRGIALGWAGAFPAWTLWTPPGLVVQWLDGTPWSAALLAAEVLTLLVAGVALLGRQLAHGVVAASTREAGRRQAAGAPPRVLPGTPLQRRELRLLARDRNFLVQSLLIPIIVIGSQLFFTGGLRDMAQLGSEPKLLASVAFGLGSYVLVLSAFQTINTEGQALWMLYTFPHTLERMLREKATLWAVLALAYPAVVFAVGIAGGAQLDVHLLLTMAQVAFGIPVFALIAVALGVWACDPLAQEVHTRVRPTYIYLYMMLASLYGYGLYTDAWPHRLAVVVLLAALALALWQKARDELPFLLDPTAAPARQVSAADGMMAAVAFFAVQAIAFFALHEGDGPPALSAMTMAFAIAGAITYALTRLVYWRAGTAGVPRLSPDRALPALAWGIGCALPAIAAGLAWMQGLRQAGVVVPVIAGGHVGWLIALASIAAPLFEEFIFRGLIFNGLRRSLRLLPALAASAAVFAVIHPPLAMLPVFVLGVCTGLAFERGKGLLAPIVTHALYNGAMIAVQL
- the lepB gene encoding signal peptidase I; the protein is MTWLRANKGFLAFLLLFGIFRTAVADWNPIPSASMRPNLLEGDVVFVNRLAYDAKIPLTNISLARLGEPQRGDIVTFSSPKDGTRLIKRIAALPGDTVEMRGERLLINGEQADYTVLGNGMETVPPLGDLTALHLTERSGATSYRIQVLPQVRAMRDFGPVTIPADRFLMLGDNRDNSGDSRVFGTVPRELLIGRAERILVSADILDHWTPRVERIGMSLRQQ
- a CDS encoding ABC transporter ATP-binding protein; this encodes MIEFDALAKRYGSYDAVHPLHLTVRRGEVFGFLGPNGAGKTTTIRMMMGILVPSSGRVLVDGLDCHRDAAAVKRHVGYLPDNPIFYDYLRGREILQFVGEMHGLARPAAAARALALLDEFGLQEVAEEFAVNYSMGMKKKLGLACALVHDPAVLILDEPINGLDPRAARDVQDLLVGRAAAGKTIFVSTHLLDMAQRMCDRVGIIHRGMLAATGSLDELRGDADATLEEVFLKVTDPAAAS